Proteins from a single region of Abyssalbus ytuae:
- a CDS encoding sulfite exporter TauE/SafE family protein: MDISNYLDFPLFAGILASILHVITGPDHLAAVIPFAIKSNRKGWKIGLLWGTGHLIGMLFIGLLFLFFKELIPVENISHYSEKLVGIILIGIGAWVFYKIFIEKKTGHKHLHFHPDNNPVIHSHPHDHSHGNHHNHTHEKNLKQSGMASLSIGIIHGLAGIAHFILFLPVLSFQKISDAVLYIVGFAIGIIIAMTSFTFLIGKVSDVSQNSHNENLFYGIRFSGGLFAIVVGVYWLAVT; encoded by the coding sequence ATGGATATCAGTAATTATTTGGATTTTCCCCTTTTTGCAGGTATTCTGGCTTCAATACTGCATGTAATAACCGGCCCTGATCATTTGGCTGCTGTTATTCCTTTTGCGATAAAATCTAATAGAAAAGGCTGGAAAATAGGCCTGTTATGGGGAACCGGCCATTTAATAGGAATGCTCTTTATAGGTTTATTATTCCTTTTTTTTAAAGAACTCATCCCGGTTGAAAATATATCCCATTACAGTGAAAAGTTAGTGGGAATTATATTAATTGGTATAGGGGCCTGGGTATTTTATAAAATTTTTATTGAAAAGAAGACAGGGCATAAACATCTTCATTTTCATCCGGATAATAACCCTGTAATTCATAGTCATCCACATGACCATTCCCACGGTAACCATCATAATCATACTCATGAAAAAAATCTGAAGCAAAGTGGTATGGCTTCCCTGTCTATAGGGATAATACATGGCCTGGCCGGAATTGCTCATTTTATTTTATTCCTTCCTGTTTTAAGTTTTCAAAAAATTTCAGATGCTGTTTTATACATAGTTGGTTTTGCCATAGGGATAATTATAGCCATGACTTCTTTTACTTTTTTAATCGGCAAAGTTTCAGATGTATCTCAAAACAGCCATAATGAAAACCTGTTTTACGGTATTCGTTTTTCCGGGGGACTTTTTGCGATTGTGGTTGGTGTTTACTGGCTGGCAGTTACCTAA
- the hypA gene encoding hydrogenase maturation nickel metallochaperone HypA yields the protein MHELSIVTSIIKIAEEELAKTNAAYIEEIELEIGDLSGIETDALNFVWPAAVKNTALEKASKKINIIKAEAKCTECDRVFEIENIYDPCPGCHSIQKTILRGRELKIKSLKVS from the coding sequence ATGCATGAATTATCTATAGTGACGAGTATTATTAAAATTGCCGAAGAAGAACTGGCAAAAACCAATGCTGCCTATATTGAAGAAATCGAATTGGAAATAGGGGACTTATCCGGTATTGAAACGGATGCCCTTAATTTTGTTTGGCCTGCGGCTGTAAAAAATACCGCCCTTGAAAAAGCTTCAAAGAAAATCAACATTATTAAAGCAGAAGCAAAATGTACAGAATGTGACAGGGTATTTGAAATAGAGAATATATACGATCCGTGCCCCGGCTGCCACAGCATACAAAAAACCATTCTCAGAGGGAGAGAATTAAAGATTAAATCTTTAAAAGTTTCATAA
- a CDS encoding NAD(P)H-dependent oxidoreductase subunit E, whose amino-acid sequence MASLNNSACKTSIMNVLWDIQKKRRFISSDDVARISKEFNISQTELDGVVSFYHFYHRKHSGKYTIYLNNSIVSGIKDFDSVKKAFEEEAGVSFGNVSQDKMFGLFETSCIGLSDQETSALINFRAFTNLTPEKVKNIMTSLKNGAHIDSLTQLPQDNIRYTPETGKTVFFNPYAEGSSLNFLKKMSPGNIIELVKNSKLSGRGGAFFPTGLKWQLCKNNEADQKYVICNADEGEPGTFKDRVLMNTHPQLLLEGMIIAGYAVGASVGIIYLRAEYFYLKEKLEKIIEDYNQKGFLGKNILGIEDFNFYIYIHMGAGAYVCGEETALINSMEGKRGEPTTKEFFPVEKGFLGKPTIVNNVETLCAVPRIMEMGLEKYLSIGTKVTPGTKIMSVSGDCKKPGIYEIEWGMKLKDFLDLIEAENPYFILYNGFAGECLSPADFEREISGENLLAEHIQFNFDDPIEYAQKMSAVGLRSGGSFMVFKKERDLLSIIKNISDFFVAESCGICVPCRTGNYLLNRQINKILLHHADKNDLKQIQQWSNIIKQTSRCGLGKTSTNCLLTAVLKFPDEFNKCLQAESDINKAFNLEKAVQDYNEIINEIETTYG is encoded by the coding sequence ATGGCAAGTTTAAATAATTCCGCATGTAAAACTTCTATCATGAATGTATTGTGGGATATTCAAAAAAAACGGAGGTTTATAAGCAGTGATGATGTTGCAAGAATTTCGAAGGAATTTAATATCTCTCAAACCGAGTTAGATGGTGTTGTCTCATTTTACCACTTTTATCATAGAAAGCATTCGGGAAAATATACCATCTATTTAAACAACTCGATTGTATCCGGAATTAAGGATTTTGATTCGGTAAAAAAAGCCTTTGAGGAAGAAGCAGGTGTAAGCTTTGGGAATGTAAGCCAGGATAAAATGTTCGGATTATTTGAAACTTCGTGCATAGGCTTAAGTGATCAGGAAACCTCAGCTTTAATTAACTTCAGGGCTTTTACCAACTTAACCCCTGAAAAGGTGAAAAATATAATGACCTCGTTAAAAAACGGGGCTCATATTGATTCCCTTACCCAATTACCACAGGACAATATCCGGTATACCCCGGAAACCGGTAAAACAGTTTTCTTTAATCCGTATGCTGAAGGCTCATCGTTGAACTTTCTAAAAAAGATGAGTCCCGGGAATATTATTGAGCTGGTAAAAAATTCAAAACTTTCCGGCAGAGGCGGAGCTTTTTTCCCCACCGGATTAAAATGGCAATTGTGTAAAAACAATGAAGCAGATCAAAAATATGTGATATGTAATGCGGACGAGGGTGAACCAGGTACTTTCAAAGACAGGGTTTTAATGAACACTCATCCCCAATTGTTATTGGAAGGTATGATTATAGCGGGATATGCAGTAGGAGCATCAGTAGGAATTATTTATTTGCGTGCCGAATATTTTTACCTGAAAGAAAAACTTGAAAAAATTATTGAAGATTACAATCAAAAAGGTTTTTTGGGTAAAAATATCCTTGGAATTGAAGATTTTAACTTTTACATCTATATACATATGGGTGCAGGAGCTTATGTATGCGGAGAAGAAACTGCACTTATAAACTCTATGGAAGGAAAAAGAGGTGAGCCCACTACCAAAGAATTTTTTCCCGTAGAAAAAGGTTTTTTAGGAAAGCCTACAATAGTAAACAATGTTGAAACTTTATGTGCAGTTCCCAGAATTATGGAGATGGGTCTGGAAAAATACCTGTCTATAGGAACAAAAGTAACACCGGGAACTAAAATTATGAGCGTTTCCGGCGATTGCAAAAAACCCGGAATTTATGAAATTGAATGGGGAATGAAATTAAAAGATTTTTTAGACCTCATCGAAGCCGAAAATCCTTATTTTATCCTATACAATGGTTTTGCAGGAGAATGCCTCTCCCCGGCCGATTTTGAACGTGAAATTTCAGGAGAAAATTTATTGGCAGAACATATTCAGTTTAATTTTGATGACCCTATAGAGTATGCACAAAAAATGAGTGCGGTAGGTTTAAGAAGCGGCGGTTCGTTTATGGTTTTCAAAAAAGAACGGGATTTACTGTCAATTATAAAAAATATCTCCGACTTTTTCGTTGCAGAATCATGCGGAATATGTGTACCCTGCCGAACCGGCAATTATCTTCTCAACCGGCAAATTAACAAAATCCTTTTGCACCATGCTGATAAAAATGATTTGAAACAAATACAACAGTGGAGTAATATCATTAAACAAACAAGCAGGTGTGGACTCGGAAAAACTTCTACCAATTGCCTTTTAACAGCCGTATTAAAATTTCCGGATGAGTTTAATAAATGCCTGCAGGCCGAAAGTGACATTAATAAAGCTTTCAATTTAGAAAAAGCTGTACAGGATTACAATGAAATAATCAACGAAATTGAAACTACTTATGGATAA
- a CDS encoding 2Fe-2S iron-sulfur cluster-binding protein, protein MDKLVKIKIDDKEYHVQLGKNLVNAAKEHGIYIPTLCHYRDARHSLGTCRICTVNVNGKSTTGCTTKVQDGMDIKINTAELIDTRKAIIEMLFAEGSHFCPSCEKSGNCDLQNLAYDMGITATRFPHVYSNKNVDFNPKQLVLESNRCILCRRCVEEIKSEDGKDIFSFVKRGVKTHIQVDYEQEEKMSKAQALHAMQLCPVGAILVKGMVYKEPFGERKYDAKGKNKKTPVNHKKQAPNGKNKFIVATTSLAGCFGCHMSLLDIDTEILDVLEMVEFNKSPLTDIKKFTKRCDVGIIEGGCANSENIEVLKEFRKKCDILIALGECAVMGGIPAMRNFIPLKECLEEAYINSMTSEIGAHVIPNHEDIPKLLNNVYPCNEIVKIDYFIPGCPPNANHIWKVVKSILLGEEQPVFHQEFNYD, encoded by the coding sequence ATGGATAAACTGGTTAAAATAAAGATAGATGATAAAGAATATCATGTTCAACTGGGAAAAAACCTGGTAAATGCCGCTAAAGAACATGGTATATACATTCCTACCCTTTGTCATTACAGGGATGCCCGGCACTCATTGGGAACTTGCAGGATATGTACCGTAAATGTAAACGGAAAATCGACTACCGGTTGCACTACCAAAGTACAGGATGGAATGGACATAAAAATAAACACCGCAGAGTTGATAGATACCCGAAAAGCCATCATAGAAATGCTTTTTGCCGAAGGCAGCCATTTTTGCCCATCATGTGAAAAAAGCGGTAACTGCGATTTGCAAAACCTCGCCTATGACATGGGAATAACAGCCACACGGTTTCCTCATGTATACAGCAATAAAAACGTAGATTTTAATCCTAAACAACTAGTATTGGAATCTAACAGATGTATTCTCTGCAGGCGGTGTGTTGAAGAAATAAAATCGGAAGACGGAAAAGATATTTTTTCATTTGTAAAAAGAGGTGTAAAAACACATATACAGGTAGATTATGAACAAGAAGAAAAAATGAGCAAGGCCCAGGCTTTACACGCTATGCAATTGTGCCCTGTAGGCGCCATCCTGGTAAAAGGAATGGTTTATAAAGAGCCCTTTGGAGAAAGAAAGTATGATGCAAAAGGGAAAAATAAGAAAACTCCGGTAAATCACAAAAAGCAAGCTCCCAACGGCAAAAACAAATTTATTGTTGCTACCACTTCCCTTGCAGGTTGTTTTGGGTGCCATATGTCATTGTTAGACATTGATACCGAAATTCTGGATGTACTGGAAATGGTTGAATTCAATAAATCACCGTTAACAGATATTAAAAAGTTTACCAAAAGATGTGATGTTGGAATTATAGAGGGAGGTTGTGCAAACTCAGAAAATATAGAAGTTTTAAAAGAATTCAGGAAAAAATGTGATATTCTGATCGCTTTGGGAGAGTGTGCTGTAATGGGAGGTATTCCTGCCATGAGAAATTTTATCCCACTAAAAGAATGCCTTGAAGAAGCCTATATAAATAGTATGACCAGTGAAATAGGTGCACATGTTATACCAAATCATGAAGATATACCCAAACTCTTGAACAATGTTTATCCGTGTAATGAAATTGTTAAGATTGACTATTTCATTCCCGGCTGTCCACCAAATGCCAACCATATATGGAAAGTTGTAAAAAGTATTTTGCTGGGGGAAGAACAGCCTGTTTTTCATCAAGAATTTAATTACGACTAA
- the hypF gene encoding carbamoyltransferase HypF, with protein sequence MLQKSYRIIITGRVQGVGFRPYVHSVAGNYGLMGSVSNNEQGVIIYVSGEKQDIFRFYKKIISNPPVVSKIGSHHIEEINFKKYDNFKIIPSNKKNKLNVQLTPDFAICDECKKEISDPSDRRYLYPFTTCVNCGPRWSITQTFPFERENTSIHEFEMCEDCYEEYTNKLNRRYHSQTNSCKKCGVKLTLANKNGKLIKSHYKQTFKYIGGLISGGKIIAIKNSGGYLLCCDATNPVVVNRLRINKNRPNKPFAVLYPSLKLLKDDVGINETQEKALLSAERPVVIVTAKNIKDKLASKEIAPGLNQLGVMLPYTAILQLLANELTVPVVATSGNIHGSPIISDKKEAQSNLSEVADYFLHHNLKIANPQDDSVIKYTGKFNHEILLRRSRGYAPNYSVKPVKTDEKIMALGADLKSTVAFLPNDYLYISQYLGNLNNYDVYKRFTETSSKFISLFEQEPEVILSDKHPDYLSTQYANELCQHLGIKNRQIQHHKAHFAAVLGENELFNSNDPVLGVIWDGTGYGDDGQIWGGEFFKYEKNKMGRITHFDYFDWLAGDKMAREPKLSMLALANMDMYPIVEEKFSKEKQIIYQLLKEENSLKTSSVGRLFDAVASLLNICDYNTYEGEAAMLLENKLQDYKLEEYKIYCAGLIDNIIPTKSIFKKIVRDHKKGMSEQQIIGNFFYTLANYVFQIANFYKIKKIALGGGVFQNAVLIDMIREIGEEGYDLFFNKNLSPNDENISYGQLMYYLNCRNDN encoded by the coding sequence GTGTTACAAAAATCTTACAGGATAATTATTACAGGAAGGGTACAAGGTGTAGGTTTCAGGCCTTATGTACATTCGGTGGCAGGTAACTACGGTCTTATGGGGTCGGTATCTAATAATGAACAAGGGGTAATTATTTATGTATCCGGTGAAAAACAAGATATCTTCCGTTTTTATAAGAAAATAATAAGTAATCCTCCGGTTGTTTCAAAAATTGGCAGTCATCATATAGAAGAAATAAATTTTAAAAAATACGATAATTTTAAAATTATTCCTTCTAATAAAAAAAATAAACTTAATGTACAACTAACTCCCGATTTTGCTATCTGTGATGAATGTAAAAAAGAAATTTCAGATCCCTCCGACAGGCGTTATTTATATCCGTTTACAACCTGTGTAAATTGTGGGCCCAGGTGGTCAATAACCCAAACTTTTCCCTTTGAGAGGGAAAATACCTCCATTCATGAATTTGAAATGTGCGAAGATTGTTATGAAGAATATACCAACAAGTTAAATCGCAGATATCATTCTCAAACCAATTCATGTAAAAAATGTGGTGTAAAATTAACTTTAGCCAATAAAAATGGTAAATTAATAAAGTCCCATTACAAACAAACGTTCAAATACATTGGAGGATTAATTTCAGGTGGCAAAATTATAGCTATAAAAAACAGCGGAGGTTATTTGTTATGTTGTGATGCTACCAATCCTGTAGTAGTTAACAGGTTAAGAATAAATAAGAACCGGCCCAATAAACCTTTTGCCGTTTTATATCCCTCATTAAAATTATTGAAGGATGATGTAGGGATAAATGAAACGCAGGAAAAAGCTTTATTATCTGCAGAGAGGCCAGTTGTAATAGTTACAGCTAAAAATATCAAAGATAAGCTGGCCTCTAAGGAGATAGCGCCGGGTTTAAATCAACTGGGGGTGATGCTTCCGTATACGGCTATTTTACAATTACTGGCAAATGAACTAACGGTTCCGGTTGTTGCAACCAGCGGAAATATTCACGGAAGCCCCATAATAAGCGATAAAAAAGAAGCCCAAAGTAATTTAAGCGAAGTAGCCGATTATTTTTTGCATCATAATTTAAAAATTGCCAATCCACAGGATGATTCGGTAATAAAGTATACTGGTAAATTTAATCATGAAATTTTGTTGAGACGATCACGTGGTTATGCTCCAAATTATTCTGTTAAACCTGTAAAAACAGATGAAAAAATCATGGCTTTAGGAGCTGATTTAAAAAGTACTGTAGCTTTTTTGCCAAATGATTATTTATACATCAGCCAGTATTTGGGAAATTTAAATAACTATGATGTTTATAAAAGGTTTACTGAAACTTCATCAAAATTTATCTCTCTTTTTGAACAGGAACCTGAAGTAATTCTCTCTGACAAGCATCCTGATTATTTAAGCACTCAATATGCCAATGAATTGTGCCAGCATTTAGGAATAAAAAACAGGCAGATACAACATCATAAAGCCCATTTTGCAGCGGTGCTGGGCGAAAATGAATTATTTAATTCAAACGATCCGGTATTGGGTGTGATATGGGATGGTACCGGATATGGGGATGACGGACAAATATGGGGAGGAGAATTTTTTAAGTATGAAAAGAATAAAATGGGGAGAATTACTCATTTTGATTATTTTGATTGGCTGGCCGGTGATAAGATGGCCAGGGAACCTAAACTTTCAATGTTGGCTTTGGCAAATATGGATATGTATCCTATTGTTGAAGAAAAATTTTCTAAAGAAAAACAAATAATATATCAGCTGTTAAAAGAAGAGAATTCACTTAAAACATCTTCTGTCGGGAGGCTTTTTGACGCAGTTGCATCGCTACTTAATATTTGTGATTATAATACATACGAAGGGGAAGCTGCAATGCTTCTGGAAAATAAATTGCAGGATTATAAACTAGAGGAATATAAAATATATTGTGCAGGGTTAATTGACAATATAATCCCAACAAAATCAATCTTTAAAAAAATTGTCAGGGATCATAAAAAAGGCATGTCCGAACAACAAATTATAGGAAACTTTTTCTATACCCTTGCCAATTATGTATTTCAAATAGCAAACTTTTATAAAATAAAAAAAATAGCTCTTGGCGGCGGAGTCTTTCAAAATGCTGTCCTCATAGATATGATCCGTGAAATTGGAGAAGAAGGTTACGATTTGTTCTTCAATAAAAATTTATCTCCTAATGACGAAAATATATCATACGGACAGTTAATGTATTACCTGAATTGCAGGAATGATAATTGA
- the hypD gene encoding hydrogenase formation protein HypD, protein MKYLNEYRNLEATNRWLNLIHKTITRNWNIMEVCGGQTHSLVRNGILELLPEKVRMIHGPGCPVCVTPLNLIDKAVELLENNVIVCSFGDMVRVPGSKKSLMQAKANGGDLRILYSPLEAVDVARENPQKQVVFFAVGFETTAPANALSVLQAKEKGLKNYSLLVSHVLVPPAMEAILKDELCKVNAFLGAGHVCTIMGLGEYYPLSAKYKIPIIITGFEPVDLVQGIYMAVNQLEKGIFEVENQYARVVKKEGNLAAKNLINIVFRVGSRQWRGIGEIPDSGYVLQDEFNEFDAELKFGIRHIQVPENKTCIAGEILKGIKKPYECNQFGKNCSPVNPLGAPMVSSEGACAAYYHFTNTV, encoded by the coding sequence ATGAAATACTTAAATGAATATAGAAATTTAGAAGCAACAAACCGTTGGTTAAATCTTATTCATAAAACTATCACAAGAAACTGGAATATTATGGAGGTTTGTGGCGGACAAACGCATAGTCTTGTTCGCAACGGTATTTTAGAATTGCTTCCTGAAAAGGTAAGGATGATACATGGTCCCGGTTGCCCCGTGTGCGTTACACCTTTAAACCTTATTGATAAGGCGGTAGAATTACTGGAAAATAATGTGATTGTATGTTCTTTTGGCGATATGGTACGTGTACCGGGTAGCAAAAAAAGTTTAATGCAGGCCAAAGCTAACGGAGGTGATTTAAGAATCTTATATTCCCCGTTGGAAGCCGTAGACGTAGCCAGGGAAAATCCTCAAAAACAAGTGGTGTTTTTTGCCGTCGGGTTTGAAACTACTGCACCTGCAAATGCGTTGTCAGTATTACAGGCAAAAGAAAAAGGGTTAAAAAATTACTCCCTTTTGGTTTCTCATGTGCTTGTACCACCCGCTATGGAAGCTATTTTAAAGGATGAATTGTGTAAAGTAAATGCGTTTTTAGGAGCAGGCCATGTATGTACAATAATGGGATTAGGGGAATATTACCCCCTCTCTGCAAAATATAAAATTCCGATTATTATAACCGGTTTTGAGCCTGTAGACCTTGTACAAGGAATATATATGGCCGTTAACCAGCTTGAAAAAGGAATTTTTGAAGTAGAAAATCAATATGCAAGAGTAGTAAAAAAAGAAGGAAACCTGGCAGCCAAAAATCTCATAAATATAGTTTTTAGAGTTGGATCCCGTCAATGGCGTGGTATTGGAGAAATTCCGGACAGCGGATATGTTTTACAGGATGAGTTCAACGAGTTTGATGCCGAATTGAAATTTGGTATCCGTCACATACAAGTACCCGAAAATAAAACATGCATTGCCGGGGAAATTTTAAAAGGTATAAAAAAGCCTTATGAATGTAACCAGTTTGGAAAAAATTGTTCACCTGTAAATCCGTTGGGCGCGCCCATGGTATCATCTGAAGGGGCTTGTGCTGCTTACTACCATTTTACAAACACTGTTTAA
- a CDS encoding helix-turn-helix domain-containing protein — MEEEYIKLIFGLKLKQIRSDKNLSLYGLSKLTGLSKSYLNEIEKGKKYPKTDKIALLSEKLDIPYDYLVSLKLDKNLAPIGELLQSKVLKEIPFDLFGIKESDLIDIVADAPVKVTAFISTIIEIAKHYNFGKENFYLAAVRSHQEANNNYFDDLEEKVIKFAGAYQIDLKQPVTSRELEEILIEEYNYTINNKELDKHNELDSLRSVFIPKNKTLLLASHTDDAQKAFIYAKEIAYNYLNITDRLYTFSWIKFDNFDPVLNNFYASYFAGALILPRETFSGQIKHLFDKDKFDKNLFLKTIESYNASPESFYQRLTNILPKDFNIQNLFFLRFAYKKGSDKFTLTKELHLTHHHSPHGNETNEKYCRRWISLKVLQEISENKSEQNHIFDVQVSHYPEDNVSYLIFSSATKDPFKNNQYRSISVGLEINRQLKRKIAFLNDEKIQIKEVGVTCERCAITDCKERKAPPLIIEGDIKNRKTEEVVLELNKKFG; from the coding sequence ATGGAAGAGGAGTATATAAAACTTATTTTCGGTTTAAAACTGAAACAGATCAGGTCTGATAAAAATTTATCCCTCTATGGCCTTTCCAAGCTCACAGGGTTATCTAAATCTTATTTAAATGAGATTGAAAAGGGAAAAAAATATCCTAAAACTGATAAAATTGCCCTGCTCTCGGAAAAACTCGATATTCCTTATGATTATCTGGTGTCGTTAAAACTTGACAAAAACCTGGCTCCGATTGGCGAGTTACTTCAATCTAAAGTTTTAAAAGAGATACCTTTTGACCTTTTTGGTATAAAAGAAAGTGATTTAATAGATATTGTGGCCGATGCTCCTGTGAAGGTAACTGCATTTATAAGTACAATTATTGAAATAGCCAAACATTACAATTTTGGCAAAGAAAACTTTTACCTGGCGGCTGTGCGCTCACACCAGGAAGCCAATAATAACTATTTTGATGATTTGGAAGAAAAGGTTATAAAGTTTGCCGGGGCTTATCAAATAGATTTAAAACAACCGGTAACTTCAAGGGAACTGGAAGAAATATTAATTGAAGAATATAACTATACCATTAACAATAAAGAACTGGACAAACATAATGAACTGGATAGTTTACGCTCGGTTTTTATACCAAAAAACAAAACCTTGTTATTGGCAAGCCATACCGATGATGCTCAGAAAGCTTTTATTTATGCCAAAGAAATTGCTTATAATTATTTGAATATTACCGACCGGCTATATACTTTTTCATGGATAAAGTTTGATAATTTTGACCCGGTGCTGAATAATTTTTATGCTTCTTATTTTGCCGGGGCCCTTATATTACCCAGAGAAACTTTCTCCGGGCAAATAAAACATTTGTTTGATAAAGATAAGTTTGATAAAAATCTATTTTTAAAGACCATCGAATCATATAATGCCTCTCCCGAATCTTTTTATCAGCGTTTAACCAATATACTCCCCAAGGATTTTAACATACAAAACTTGTTTTTTTTACGTTTTGCGTATAAAAAAGGCTCTGATAAATTCACTTTAACAAAAGAATTGCATTTAACCCATCATCATTCTCCCCACGGTAATGAAACTAATGAAAAATATTGCAGGCGATGGATTTCACTAAAAGTCCTTCAGGAAATTAGTGAAAATAAAAGTGAGCAAAATCATATTTTTGATGTTCAGGTATCCCATTATCCCGAAGATAATGTTTCTTACCTTATTTTTTCTTCAGCTACAAAAGACCCCTTTAAAAATAACCAGTACCGGAGCATAAGTGTGGGACTGGAAATTAACAGGCAATTAAAAAGAAAAATAGCTTTTTTAAATGATGAAAAAATTCAGATAAAAGAGGTGGGCGTTACCTGTGAACGATGTGCCATTACAGATTGTAAAGAAAGAAAAGCCCCTCCGCTTATCATTGAGGGAGATATTAAAAACAGAAAAACAGAAGAAGTTGTACTTGAGTTAAATAAAAAGTTCGGTTGA
- the hypE gene encoding hydrogenase expression/formation protein HypE — MNNRAENKTINLSHGSGGLMMRKLLNDVIFKAFDNKYLNRKHDGALVKLTGEIAVSTDSFVISPIFFKGGDIGELAVNGTVNDIAMCGAIPRFLSLSFIVEEGLGLESLIRIVNSVKTAAKNSGVRIITGDTKVVEKGKGDKIFINTTGIGEVHPKANISSEKIKPGDKIIVSGCIAQHGMAIMSQRKGMEFEADIKSDTTNLNFLVKDILDAFGSKIHLLRDPTRGGLAAVLHEIAEDTQTGITIYENKLPLEKQVAAACEILGIDPIFVANEGIFVAIVDSDITDDLVELMIQKEKGKNTVCIGEISQDHPGKVVMHSSIGGKRIVSPPIGEQLPRIC, encoded by the coding sequence ATGAATAACAGGGCCGAAAATAAAACAATAAACTTAAGTCATGGAAGTGGCGGTTTAATGATGAGGAAATTATTAAACGATGTCATCTTTAAAGCATTTGACAATAAATATTTAAACCGGAAACATGATGGGGCACTGGTAAAATTGACGGGGGAAATAGCCGTTTCCACCGATAGTTTTGTTATTTCCCCGATATTTTTTAAAGGTGGGGATATTGGTGAGCTGGCAGTCAACGGGACGGTTAATGACATAGCTATGTGCGGGGCCATTCCCCGATTTTTATCTTTAAGTTTTATAGTAGAAGAAGGTTTGGGGTTAGAAAGTTTAATCAGAATAGTAAACTCTGTAAAAACTGCAGCTAAAAATAGTGGTGTACGGATTATAACAGGTGATACCAAAGTAGTGGAGAAGGGAAAAGGCGATAAAATTTTTATTAATACCACAGGGATTGGGGAGGTACATCCAAAAGCCAATATATCTTCTGAAAAGATAAAACCGGGCGATAAAATAATAGTAAGCGGATGTATAGCCCAACACGGTATGGCAATTATGTCTCAAAGAAAAGGTATGGAATTTGAAGCCGATATAAAAAGTGATACCACCAATTTAAATTTTTTGGTAAAAGATATTTTAGATGCTTTCGGATCTAAAATACATTTACTAAGGGATCCTACAAGGGGAGGTTTAGCAGCTGTATTACATGAAATAGCTGAAGATACTCAAACCGGTATTACCATTTATGAAAACAAATTACCACTGGAAAAACAGGTGGCTGCAGCATGCGAAATTTTAGGTATTGACCCCATCTTTGTAGCTAACGAAGGTATATTTGTTGCAATAGTAGATTCTGATATTACAGATGATTTGGTTGAACTGATGATTCAAAAAGAAAAAGGAAAAAATACTGTATGCATTGGAGAAATTTCACAAGATCATCCGGGAAAAGTTGTGATGCACAGTTCAATAGGAGGCAAACGTATAGTAAGTCCGCCAATTGGAGAACAACTACCCCGTATTTGCTAA